The following proteins come from a genomic window of Triticum aestivum cultivar Chinese Spring chromosome 6A, IWGSC CS RefSeq v2.1, whole genome shotgun sequence:
- the LOC123130348 gene encoding GDSL esterase/lipase EXL1-like — translation MVSLYRGLLLVLMALLPSAHGAAAMARSKISAAFMFGDSIVDPGNNNDRLTEAKANFPPYGQDFPGGVATGRFSNGKVPGDMLVSRLGIKELLPPYLGNDLPLSELLTGVVFASGGSGYDPLTSIPSAATSSTGQLELFLEYKERLRALVGEEEMTRVISEGIYFTVMGANDLANNYFTIPLRRHQYDLPSYVKFLVSSAVNFTMKLNEMGAKKIALIGIAPIGCCPSQRELGSRECEPMRNQAANLFNSEIEKEIQRLDAEQNVQGSKFIYLDIYYNLLDLIQRSDFYGFKEVTEGCCGSTMLNAAIFIKNHPACPNAYDFIFWDSFHPTEKAYNIVVDKLFQQKMQYLM, via the exons ATGGTGTCTCTCTACCGAGGCCTGCTGCTGGTACTGATGGCGCTTCTCCCATCCGCCCATGGAGCAGCAGCCATGGCTAGAAGCAAAATCTCCGCCGCATTCATGTTCGGCGATTCGATCGTCGATCCCGGCAACAACAACGACCGGCTGACGGAGGCGAAGGCCAACTTCCCGCCGTACGGGCAGGACTTCCCCGGCGGGGTGGCCACCGGGAGGTTCTCCAACGGGAAGGTTCCAGGCGACATGCTAG TTTCTAGGCTGGGAATTAAGGAACTATTACCACCCTACCTCGGAAATGATCTTCCACTAAGTGAGCTACTCACTGGTGTCGTCTTTGCTTCTGGTGGCAGTGGATACGATCCTCTAACTTCGATACCCTCG GCTGCTACATCAAGTACTGGGCAACTTGAACTATTCCTTGAATATAAGGAGCGACTAAGAGCCTTAGTCGGAGAAGAGGAGATGACACGTGTAATCTCCGAAGGCATATACTTCACTGTCATGGGGGCAAATGACCTTGCAAATAACTATTTTACAATTCCTTTGAGGCGCCATCAATATGACCTTCCTTCTTATGTGAAATTTCTTGTCTCTTCTGCTGTCAACTTTACCATG AAATTAAATGAAATGGGTGCAAAGAAGATTGCATTAATTGGCATTGCACCAATTGGATGTTGTCCCTCGCAAAGAGAACTTGGATCAAGAGAATGTGAGCCCATGAGGAATCAAGCAGCAAATCTGTTTAATTCTGAAATAGAAAAGGAAATACAACGGCTAGATGCAGAACAAAATGTTCAAGGCTCGAAGTTTATTTATCTTGATATATACTACAATTTGCTTGATCTCATTCAACGATCTGATTTTTATG GTTTCAAGGAGGTAACCGAAGGATGTTGTGGTAGCACAATGCTAAATGCAGCAATATTCATTAAAAATCACCCTGCATGCCCGAATGCTTATGATTTCATTTTCTGGGACAGCTTCCATCCTACCGAAAAGGCCTACAACATTGTGGTTGATAAACTGTTTCAGCAAAAGATGCAATACCTGATGTGA